One genomic region from Mycobacterium basiliense encodes:
- the fadD28 gene encoding fatty-acid--AMP ligase FAAL28/FadD28, whose product MSVRSLPAALRACARLQPNDPAFTFMNYEQDWGGVAETLTWSQLYRRTLNVAQELSRCGSAGDRVVILAPQGLEYIVGFLGALQAARVAVPLSVPQGGASDERADSVLRDASPVAILTTSPVIDDVAQHVTAGPNETAPSIIELDRLDLDSPNGSGGADENYPTTAYLQYTSGSTREPAGVMLSHQNLRTNFEQLMAGYFAETDGIAPADSTLVSWLPFYHDMGLVLGVCAPILGGYQAVLTSPVSFLQRPARWMHMLANSSHAFSAAPNFAFELTAKKVSDDDMTGLDLGNVLTILSGSERVQPATLKRFADRFARFNLAEKVIRPSYGLAEATVYVATSRPGQPPEVLDFEAESLSAGQAKRCESGSGTPLVSYVLPRSPIVRVVDPDTCTECPDGTVGEIWVHGDNVAIGYWHKPDESERTFGGKMASPSEGTPVGPWLRTGDSGFIADGKMFIIGRIKDLLIVYGRNHSPDDIEATIQEITRSRCAAISVPGDRSTEKLVAIIEFRKRGDSDKDLLDTLVDIKREVTSALSNSHGLSVADLVLVAPGSIPTTTSGKVRRAACVEQYRQDQFARLDV is encoded by the coding sequence ATGAGTGTGCGTTCCCTTCCTGCCGCGCTGCGCGCGTGCGCCCGGCTACAGCCCAATGACCCCGCCTTCACCTTCATGAACTACGAACAGGACTGGGGCGGCGTGGCGGAAACGCTGACGTGGTCGCAGCTGTACAGGCGAACCCTGAACGTGGCACAGGAGCTGAGCCGATGCGGCTCGGCTGGTGATCGCGTGGTGATCTTGGCCCCGCAGGGACTCGAATACATCGTCGGCTTCCTGGGCGCGCTGCAGGCGGCGCGGGTCGCGGTGCCGCTTTCGGTTCCCCAGGGTGGCGCCAGCGATGAACGCGCCGATTCCGTGCTCCGCGACGCCTCGCCAGTTGCCATTCTCACGACATCACCTGTAATAGACGATGTCGCCCAGCATGTTACGGCGGGGCCGAATGAAACTGCACCTTCGATCATCGAACTCGACCGACTAGACCTGGACTCTCCCAACGGATCTGGCGGCGCGGACGAGAACTACCCAACCACGGCGTATTTGCAATACACGTCCGGGTCAACCCGGGAACCGGCCGGCGTCATGCTTTCCCATCAGAACCTTCGGACCAATTTCGAACAGCTGATGGCGGGCTACTTCGCCGAGACCGATGGCATCGCGCCGGCGGATTCAACACTGGTGTCCTGGTTGCCCTTCTACCACGACATGGGGTTGGTTCTAGGCGTTTGTGCGCCGATTCTGGGTGGATATCAGGCGGTGCTTACCAGCCCGGTGTCTTTCCTGCAGCGCCCCGCCCGGTGGATGCACATGCTGGCCAACAGTTCTCACGCATTTTCGGCAGCACCGAACTTCGCCTTCGAACTAACGGCCAAGAAGGTGTCCGACGACGACATGACCGGGCTCGATCTTGGCAACGTGTTGACCATCCTCAGCGGCAGCGAGCGGGTGCAGCCGGCGACTCTCAAACGCTTCGCTGACCGCTTCGCCCGCTTCAATCTGGCGGAGAAGGTGATCCGCCCGTCGTACGGCCTGGCGGAAGCAACCGTGTACGTGGCAACCAGCAGACCGGGTCAGCCACCGGAGGTCCTCGACTTCGAGGCGGAGAGTCTGTCTGCCGGACAGGCGAAGCGGTGCGAAAGCGGTTCCGGCACACCATTAGTCAGCTATGTATTGCCACGCTCACCCATCGTGCGGGTCGTCGACCCCGATACCTGCACCGAGTGCCCGGATGGAACGGTCGGCGAAATCTGGGTGCACGGCGATAATGTCGCCATCGGCTACTGGCATAAGCCGGACGAAAGCGAACGCACCTTCGGCGGAAAGATGGCTTCTCCTTCGGAAGGCACTCCGGTAGGTCCCTGGTTGCGAACGGGCGACTCGGGCTTCATCGCCGACGGCAAGATGTTCATCATTGGCCGGATCAAGGATCTGTTGATCGTCTACGGGCGCAATCACTCTCCCGATGACATCGAGGCCACGATCCAGGAGATCACCCGGAGCCGCTGTGCGGCAATATCGGTTCCGGGTGATCGCAGCACCGAGAAGCTGGTCGCCATCATCGAATTCAGAAAGCGTGGCGACTCGGACAAGGATCTGTTGGACACGCTGGTCGATATCAAGCGGGAAGTCACCTCCGCGTTGTCGAATTCGCACGGTCTTAGCGTCGCCGACCTGGTTCTGGTGGCGCCGGGCTCGATCCCGACCACCACAAGCGGCAAGGTGAGGCGAGCGGCCTGTGTCGAACAGTATCGACAGGATCAGTTCGCCCGCCTGGACGTTTAG
- the pks2 gene encoding sulfolipid-1 biosynthesis phthioceranic/hydroxyphthioceranic acid synthase, whose amino-acid sequence METPVTPVAIIGMGCRLPGGIDSPDLLWEALLRGDDLVTEIPAERWDADNYYDPEPGVPGRTVSRWGGFIDDIAGFDAEFFGISEREATSIDPQHRILLETSWEAIEHAGLDPASLSGSATSVYTGLTHEDYLVLTKGAGGLASPYVVTGLNNSVASGRISYALGLHGPAMTFDTACSSGLMAVHLACRSLQDGESDLALAGGCAVLLEPDGSVATSAQGMLSSTGRCQSFDADADGFVRSEGCAMVLLKRLPDALRDGNRILAVVRGTATNQDGRTETLTMPSEDAQVAVYRAALAAAGVAPETVGAVEAHGTGTPVGDPIEFRSLARVYGGAGSRCALGSAKSNMGHSESAAGAVGLIKAVLSLRHGVVPPLLHFNRLPDELAEIETGIFVPQTVTPWPSNGDGTPKRIAVSSFGMSGTNVHAILEQAPAEVSEPAPAPVGPQLFALSSSSADGLRATATRLAEWVEQHPDVALSDLAYTLARRRAHRPVRTTVVAASSGELVERLREVAEGDGFFDAAVGQNDRGPVWVFSGQGSQWAAMGADLLANEPVFAETVAELEPVIAAESGFSVTEAMTAPQTVTGIDRVQPTLFAMQVALAATADKTYGIRPGAVVGHSLGEAAAAVVAGALSLEDGARVICRRSRLMSRIAGSGAMASVELPAKQVNSELMARGIDDVAVSVVASPQSTVIGGATDVVRELVARWEQRDVMAREVAVDVASHSPQVDPILDDLAAALTDIAPTAPKVPYYSATLFDPREQPLCDGRYWVDNLRNTVQFAAAVQAAMEDGFRVFAELSPHPLLTHAVDQTARNLDMSVAALAGMRREQPLPLGLRGLLSDVHSAGAAVDFSVLYPAGRLVDTPLPAWTHPRLFIDDDGQAQKAQGACTITVHPLLGSHVRLTEEPERHVWQTDVGTSTLTWLDDHQVRNVAALPGAAYCEMALAAAGEVFGQTTQSWEVRDIAFEQMLLLDEETSVEGIATAEASGVFTFAVETHVEGENTRHAVAALSALAGAQEGSAAPPAYDIAALLEAHPVSVNGAQLRESFVERGIQHGPAFSGLTTARTAETGGSTVLAEVALPASIRFQQAAYQVHPALLDACFQSVAAGVVDSGGSGLLLPLGVRSLRVYGPTRNTHYCYTRVTKVEATGGEADLDLLAEDGTVLLAVRGLQMGTGTSESGERTRVLSERLLTLAWQQRSLPEVVESEAASVLLIDTSDAADLLVTALADALKAQGAECANLHWPIQAGALQSPASAESVGRLHSQLRARPADTVVILCGPSAGAPDEAGLLQGREQVRHLVRISRELAELEGELPRLFVVTRQAQVVRPEDEINLEQAGLRGLLRVIGSEHPLLRTTQIDVDEHTQAEQLAQQLLCGSEEDETAWRNGEWHVARLCPSPLSHEERHTATVDPERDGLRMQVRTPGDLQTLELAACDRIPPGPGQIEVAVAMSSINFADVLIAFGKFPIIDDREPQLGMDFVGVVTAVGEGVTDHNVGDRVGGFSEGGCWRTFLTCQANLAVTLPPALTDEQAISAATANATAWYGLNDLAGIKAGDKVLIHSATGGVGQAAIAIARAAGAEIFATAGNPRKRALLHDMGIEHVYDSRSVAFAEQIRRDTDGYGVDIVLNSLTGAAQRAGLELLAFGGRFIEIGKADVYGNTRMGLYPFRRGLTFYYLDLALMTVIQPDRVRELLATVFQLTADGVLAAPERTHYPLADAASAIRAMSNAEHTGKLLLDIPRSGRAGVVVPPEQAPVFRRDGAYIITGGLGGLGLYFASKLAAGGCGRIVLTARNQPNPKARQTIERLRKAGTDIVVECGNIAEPDTAERLVSAATADGVPLRGVLHAAAVVEDATLTNISDELIDRDWAPKVYGSWNLHRATVGQPLDWFCLFSSGAALLGSPGQGAYAAANSWVDAFAQWRRAQNLPADAIAWGAWGEVGRATFLAEGGEIMIAPEEGAYAFETLLRYDRTYTGYIPIIGAPWLADLVRRSPWGEMFASTGQSARGPSKFRAELIAQPQDEWPALLRRMIVEQASIILRRTVDADRPFIEYGLDSLGMLEMRTHIETETGIRLTPKVLATHNTGRSLAQHLADTLAEEETAHAAS is encoded by the coding sequence ATGGAAACACCTGTCACTCCCGTTGCGATCATCGGAATGGGATGTCGGCTTCCCGGGGGGATTGATTCGCCCGACCTGCTGTGGGAGGCCCTGCTGCGCGGTGATGACCTGGTCACCGAGATTCCGGCCGAGCGCTGGGATGCCGACAACTACTACGACCCCGAGCCAGGGGTGCCCGGTCGCACGGTGTCGCGATGGGGCGGGTTTATCGATGACATTGCGGGCTTCGACGCCGAGTTCTTCGGGATCAGTGAGCGCGAGGCGACCTCGATCGACCCGCAGCACCGGATACTGCTCGAGACCTCGTGGGAGGCCATCGAGCACGCCGGCCTGGATCCGGCGTCACTGAGCGGGTCTGCGACGTCGGTGTACACCGGTCTCACGCACGAGGACTACCTGGTGCTGACCAAGGGGGCGGGTGGTTTGGCCAGCCCCTACGTGGTCACCGGGCTCAACAACAGCGTGGCCTCCGGGCGTATCTCCTATGCCCTGGGCTTGCACGGTCCGGCGATGACGTTTGACACCGCGTGCTCCTCGGGTCTGATGGCGGTGCACCTGGCCTGCCGCAGCCTGCAGGACGGTGAAAGCGACCTCGCGTTGGCCGGCGGCTGCGCGGTGCTGTTGGAGCCGGACGGCAGCGTCGCCACCTCCGCTCAGGGCATGCTTTCCTCAACCGGCCGCTGCCAGAGCTTTGACGCCGACGCCGACGGTTTTGTGCGCTCCGAGGGCTGCGCGATGGTGCTGCTCAAACGCCTGCCGGACGCGCTGCGCGACGGTAACCGAATCCTCGCCGTGGTGCGCGGCACGGCCACCAATCAGGACGGCCGTACCGAGACGCTGACGATGCCGTCCGAAGACGCGCAGGTCGCCGTGTACCGCGCGGCCCTGGCCGCCGCGGGGGTGGCGCCGGAAACGGTCGGTGCGGTGGAAGCACACGGCACCGGCACCCCGGTCGGTGACCCAATCGAGTTCCGAAGTTTGGCACGGGTCTATGGCGGCGCTGGCAGCCGCTGCGCGCTGGGCTCGGCCAAGAGCAACATGGGGCACAGCGAGTCCGCGGCCGGCGCGGTCGGTCTGATCAAGGCCGTGCTGTCGCTTCGTCACGGGGTGGTGCCGCCCTTGCTGCACTTCAACCGGTTGCCTGATGAACTCGCTGAGATCGAGACGGGCATTTTTGTGCCGCAGACGGTTACGCCTTGGCCGAGTAACGGAGACGGCACGCCGAAGCGGATTGCGGTGTCCTCGTTCGGGATGTCGGGAACCAATGTGCACGCCATTCTGGAACAGGCGCCCGCCGAAGTTTCCGAACCGGCCCCCGCGCCCGTGGGCCCGCAGCTATTCGCATTGTCATCCAGTTCCGCCGACGGATTGCGAGCGACCGCAACCCGGCTCGCCGAGTGGGTGGAACAGCATCCCGATGTCGCCCTTTCGGATCTGGCCTACACGTTGGCGCGGCGGCGTGCGCACCGGCCGGTGCGCACCACCGTCGTGGCGGCCAGCTCGGGCGAGCTGGTCGAGCGGTTGCGCGAGGTCGCCGAGGGTGACGGTTTCTTTGACGCCGCGGTGGGGCAAAACGATCGGGGACCGGTCTGGGTGTTTTCCGGGCAGGGTTCGCAGTGGGCCGCCATGGGCGCAGACCTACTGGCGAACGAGCCGGTATTCGCCGAGACGGTCGCCGAGCTGGAGCCGGTGATCGCCGCGGAGTCGGGTTTCTCGGTCACCGAGGCGATGACGGCGCCGCAGACGGTGACTGGGATCGATCGCGTGCAGCCGACCCTGTTTGCCATGCAGGTCGCGCTGGCCGCCACGGCGGACAAGACCTACGGGATCCGGCCTGGCGCGGTCGTCGGACACTCGCTGGGCGAGGCGGCCGCGGCCGTTGTCGCGGGGGCGCTGTCGCTGGAGGACGGGGCTCGCGTTATTTGCCGCCGCTCGCGGTTGATGTCCCGGATCGCCGGTTCGGGCGCCATGGCGTCGGTGGAGTTGCCCGCCAAGCAAGTGAATTCGGAGCTCATGGCCCGCGGCATCGATGACGTCGCGGTGTCGGTGGTGGCCTCGCCCCAGTCCACAGTGATCGGCGGCGCCACCGACGTGGTGCGCGAACTTGTCGCGCGCTGGGAGCAGCGTGATGTGATGGCGCGCGAGGTGGCCGTCGACGTCGCGTCGCACTCACCGCAGGTTGACCCGATCCTCGACGACTTGGCCGCCGCACTGACCGACATTGCCCCGACGGCGCCCAAGGTTCCGTACTACTCGGCGACCCTGTTCGACCCGCGCGAGCAGCCATTGTGCGATGGCCGCTACTGGGTGGACAACCTGCGCAACACCGTGCAGTTCGCCGCGGCGGTGCAGGCCGCGATGGAAGACGGCTTTCGGGTCTTTGCCGAGCTGTCGCCACATCCGCTGCTGACCCACGCGGTCGACCAGACGGCACGGAACCTGGACATGTCGGTGGCCGCTCTGGCCGGCATGCGGCGTGAGCAGCCGCTGCCGCTGGGGTTGCGCGGGCTGCTGTCGGATGTGCACAGCGCGGGCGCCGCAGTCGACTTCTCGGTGCTCTATCCGGCCGGAAGGCTAGTGGACACCCCATTGCCGGCCTGGACCCACCCGCGGTTGTTCATCGACGACGACGGGCAAGCGCAGAAGGCGCAGGGTGCGTGCACCATCACCGTGCACCCGCTGCTGGGTTCGCATGTGCGGCTGACCGAGGAGCCCGAACGCCACGTGTGGCAGACCGATGTCGGTACTTCGACGTTGACCTGGCTCGACGACCATCAGGTGCGCAACGTGGCCGCCCTGCCCGGGGCCGCTTACTGCGAGATGGCGCTGGCCGCCGCCGGCGAGGTTTTCGGGCAGACAACGCAGTCGTGGGAGGTTCGCGACATCGCGTTTGAGCAGATGCTGTTGCTCGACGAGGAGACTTCGGTCGAGGGCATCGCGACGGCGGAGGCGTCAGGTGTCTTCACCTTCGCGGTGGAGACCCATGTGGAGGGCGAAAACACCCGGCACGCCGTCGCGGCGCTGTCCGCCCTAGCAGGCGCCCAAGAAGGGAGTGCCGCGCCACCGGCCTACGACATCGCCGCGTTGCTCGAGGCGCATCCGGTCTCGGTGAACGGTGCGCAGTTGCGTGAGTCATTCGTCGAGCGCGGTATTCAGCACGGTCCTGCGTTCAGCGGCCTCACGACCGCGCGCACCGCGGAGACCGGCGGTAGCACCGTGCTGGCTGAGGTGGCGCTGCCCGCGTCGATCCGATTCCAGCAGGCCGCCTACCAGGTGCACCCGGCGCTGCTTGATGCTTGCTTCCAATCCGTCGCCGCGGGCGTTGTCGACTCTGGCGGCAGCGGACTGCTGTTGCCGTTGGGCGTGCGTAGCCTGCGTGTCTACGGCCCGACCCGCAATACCCACTACTGCTACACCCGGGTGACCAAGGTCGAGGCCACCGGCGGCGAGGCCGACCTCGATCTGCTGGCCGAGGATGGCACCGTGCTGCTGGCCGTGCGAGGGCTGCAAATGGGGACCGGGACCTCCGAAAGCGGTGAGCGCACTCGCGTACTCAGCGAGCGGTTGTTGACCCTGGCGTGGCAGCAGCGATCGCTGCCCGAGGTCGTCGAGAGCGAGGCGGCGTCGGTGTTGCTGATCGACACCTCGGACGCCGCGGACCTACTGGTCACTGCGTTGGCGGATGCGCTGAAAGCCCAGGGGGCCGAATGCGCAAACCTGCACTGGCCGATTCAGGCCGGCGCGCTTCAAAGCCCGGCCAGCGCGGAAAGCGTCGGCAGGCTGCACAGCCAGCTGCGCGCGCGCCCGGCGGACACGGTGGTGATCCTTTGCGGGCCGAGCGCCGGGGCACCGGACGAGGCGGGTCTGCTGCAGGGGCGTGAGCAGGTGCGTCATCTGGTCCGGATCAGCCGGGAGCTGGCCGAACTGGAGGGCGAGTTGCCGCGTCTGTTCGTCGTGACCAGGCAAGCCCAAGTTGTTCGACCCGAAGACGAGATCAACCTGGAGCAGGCCGGGTTGCGTGGTCTGTTGCGCGTGATCGGCAGCGAGCATCCGCTGCTGCGGACCACCCAGATCGACGTGGACGAACACACTCAGGCCGAGCAGCTGGCCCAGCAGCTGCTGTGCGGGTCGGAGGAGGACGAGACCGCCTGGCGCAACGGTGAGTGGCACGTGGCGCGCCTGTGCCCCAGCCCGCTGAGCCATGAGGAGCGGCACACCGCCACGGTGGACCCCGAACGTGACGGCCTGCGGATGCAGGTCCGCACGCCGGGCGACCTGCAAACGCTGGAGCTGGCCGCATGCGACCGCATTCCGCCCGGGCCGGGGCAGATCGAGGTCGCGGTCGCCATGTCCAGCATCAACTTCGCCGACGTCCTCATTGCGTTTGGCAAGTTCCCCATCATTGATGACCGCGAGCCGCAGTTGGGTATGGATTTCGTGGGCGTGGTGACCGCGGTCGGTGAGGGTGTTACCGACCACAACGTCGGCGACCGGGTTGGCGGCTTTTCCGAAGGCGGCTGTTGGCGCACGTTCTTGACCTGCCAGGCCAACCTGGCCGTCACGCTTCCGCCCGCCCTGACCGATGAGCAGGCGATTTCGGCTGCCACCGCGAATGCCACCGCCTGGTACGGGCTCAACGACCTGGCCGGCATCAAGGCCGGTGACAAGGTGCTGATTCACTCCGCGACCGGCGGCGTGGGGCAGGCGGCCATCGCGATTGCGCGTGCTGCGGGTGCGGAGATATTCGCGACGGCCGGCAACCCGCGCAAGCGAGCGCTGCTGCACGACATGGGCATCGAACACGTCTACGACTCGCGCAGCGTGGCGTTTGCGGAGCAGATCCGGCGAGACACCGACGGGTACGGCGTGGACATCGTGCTGAACTCTCTGACCGGTGCTGCGCAGCGAGCCGGACTTGAACTGCTGGCCTTCGGTGGGCGGTTCATCGAGATCGGTAAGGCCGATGTGTACGGCAATACCCGGATGGGTCTGTATCCGTTCCGCCGCGGCCTGACGTTCTACTACCTGGACCTCGCGCTGATGACGGTCATCCAGCCCGACCGCGTCCGCGAATTGCTGGCCACGGTGTTCCAGCTGACCGCCGACGGTGTGCTGGCGGCACCGGAGCGCACGCACTACCCGTTGGCCGATGCGGCGAGCGCAATCCGGGCGATGAGCAACGCCGAACACACCGGCAAGCTGCTGCTCGACATACCGCGCAGCGGGCGCGCCGGCGTGGTGGTGCCACCGGAGCAGGCGCCAGTGTTCCGCCGCGATGGCGCCTACATCATCACCGGTGGGTTGGGTGGCCTTGGTCTTTACTTCGCATCGAAGTTGGCCGCCGGCGGCTGCGGCCGGATCGTGCTGACCGCACGTAACCAGCCCAACCCCAAAGCGCGGCAGACCATTGAGCGGCTGCGTAAGGCCGGTACCGACATCGTCGTCGAGTGCGGAAACATCGCCGAACCCGACACCGCTGAGCGGTTGGTGAGTGCGGCAACGGCAGATGGTGTTCCGCTGCGCGGTGTGCTGCACGCGGCGGCGGTGGTCGAGGATGCCACGTTGACCAACATCAGCGACGAACTGATCGACCGCGACTGGGCGCCAAAGGTTTACGGGTCTTGGAACCTGCATCGCGCCACCGTCGGACAGCCGCTGGACTGGTTCTGCTTGTTCTCCTCGGGCGCGGCCCTGCTGGGTTCGCCGGGTCAGGGTGCCTACGCGGCGGCCAACAGCTGGGTCGACGCCTTTGCCCAATGGCGCCGCGCGCAGAACCTGCCGGCCGACGCCATCGCCTGGGGTGCGTGGGGCGAGGTAGGCCGCGCTACCTTCCTGGCCGAGGGCGGTGAAATCATGATCGCCCCGGAGGAGGGTGCCTACGCCTTCGAGACGTTGCTGCGCTATGACCGCACCTACACCGGCTACATCCCGATCATCGGGGCGCCATGGCTGGCCGATCTGGTCCGGCGCAGCCCATGGGGTGAGATGTTCGCGTCCACCGGGCAAAGCGCAAGGGGCCCAAGCAAGTTCCGCGCCGAGCTGATCGCCCAGCCGCAAGATGAGTGGCCGGCCCTGCTGCGCCGCATGATCGTTGAGCAGGCCAGCATCATCCTGCGCCGCACGGTCGACGCCGACCGTCCGTTCATCGAGTACGGGCTGGACTCGCTGGGCATGCTCGAGATGCGTACCCACATCGAAACCGAAACCGGAATACGGCTGACACCCAAGGTCCTTGCCACCCACAACACCGGGCGGTCACTGGCCCAGCACCTAGCTGACACCTTGGCCGAGGAGGAGACTGCGCACGCGGCATCTTAG